The following coding sequences lie in one Musa acuminata AAA Group cultivar baxijiao chromosome BXJ3-1, Cavendish_Baxijiao_AAA, whole genome shotgun sequence genomic window:
- the LOC135628274 gene encoding protein FAR1-RELATED SEQUENCE 5-like isoform X1, with translation MELSNSSSNSESVETIEASFSEKDRDNAGVDSITEGPASIEDVGKESQPSKDGQVGPSTRYTGIGDKALVQKTTINSQMEPEVGMVFHSEDQAYMFYNNYAQRKGFSVRKGHLGRRKDGTVRNRVFLCSNEGARQKHSTHVTKKPRDVVRTNCMARIEYKVSRDGIWVVSKIIYEHNHPLVRPHKAHLLRSHRRIVQSQHDGVSDAVEKPAQPLEFPAEDTHDAESIGFLLKDQSSYLHTNRMRELEKGDAQVLLEFLKAKQLEDPSFFYAIQLDDREQVTNFFWADSRSIIDYTYFGDVVLFDTTYRPNKSEVPFAPFIGINHHRQIVLFGAAILLDETTESFVWLFRTFMVAMSGLQPQTILTDNCPALSRAISMTLPETCHRFCLWHIIQTSTVHISHVYSNDTNFQKDFKDCIHEEGSEEEFCSKWIRLIHKYDLAGNSWLEDVYAARERWALVYNKNSFSAFMTTMQWSESMKNHFKKHFNRKLPLSKFLEQYHKSLNRFREKELYEDYKSRQTKPVLLVDMPMLNEAAESYTRLMYNEFEDEFKSQLSCLCEPIGIDGTVYTFKVALPGKHSFGIVELKPSNLTVSCSCRKFESMGILCMHALKVLNNNNILHLPSQYILKRWSKYANVEIVSGKHHLIAKSDGQDLLTQQYSRVCHKAITIAVKSAFSEDALQIFDQELDKLIAEVEHVLHMAPLSRQTEDDVILIDNIQQDELGSKRKRGKKARARDGQDSKQKKKFQSRNDAVNTGTIYQKIQTKEKARQTNDASDRLMINEPSHVASFHRESTTSYGNSMSLQPSGCSPFPQDTIMPTQEPFTPSQGLFDHAMASQGANSGNITWCTPRGSIGVPMPVLQGQANNYVSWVVQPCNVPSMAMPQLHLDHPMHATVPGQHQSLSRKLTFDINKGTDTTGHMQH, from the exons ATGGAATTATCTAATTCTTCTTCGAATAGTGAATCTGTTGAAACAATTGAAGCTTCTTTTAGTGAGAAAGACAGAGACAATGCAGGGGTAGATTCAATCACAGAGGGGCCTGCTTCTATCGAGGATGTGGGAAAGGAATCTCAACCTTCAAAAGATGGCCAGGTCGGTCCTAGCACAAGATATACCGGTATTGGGGACAAAGCACTTGTTCAGAAGACAACTATAAATTCACAAATGGAGCCAGAGGTTGGTATGGTGTTTCATTCCGAAGACCAAGCTTATATGTTTTACAACAATTATGCTCAAAGAAAAGGTTTTAGTGTCCGAAAGGGTCATCTTGGTCGAAGAAAAGATGGGACTGTACGGAACAGAGTCTTCTTGTGTAGCAATGAAGGTGCTCGTCAGAAGCATTCTACACATGTGACGAAAAAACCACGTGATGTTGTGAGAACCAATTGTATGGCCCGCATTGAATATAAGGTGAGTCGTGATGGTATATGGGTTGTAAGTAAAATCATTTATGAGCACAATCATCCACTTGTACGACCACACAAAGCACACTTGTTAAGGTCTCATAGGAGGATAGTGCAATCACAACATGATGGAGTAAGTGATGCTGTGGAAAAGCCAGCACAACCTCTTGAATTTCCTGCAGAAGACACTCATGATGCTGAATCCATTGGGTTTCTCTTGAAGGATCAAAGTAGCTATCTTCACACTAACAGGATGAGAGAACTTGAGAAGGGAgatgctcaagttcttttagaatTCTTGAAAGCTAAGCAGCTAGAGGATCCCTCATTTTTCTACGCTATACAGCTTGATGATAGGGAGCAAGTGACCAACTTCTTTTGGGCAGATTCTCGATCGATAATTGATTACACCTATTTCGGCGATGTGGTCTTATTTGATACAACTTATCGTCCAAACAAGAGTGAGGTACCATTTGCACCATTCATTGGTATCAATCATCATAGGCAAATTGTTTTATTTGGTGCTGCAATTTTGTTAGATGAGACCACAGAATCATTTGTTTGGTTATTTAGAACCTTCATGGTTGCAATGTCAGGACTACAACCACAAACTATTTTGACAGACAATTGTCCAGCATTATCAAGGGCAATTAGTATGACGTTACCTGAGACATGTCATCGTTTTTGCTTATGGCATATAATTCAGACCTCTACTGTACATATTTCTCATGTTTATAGTAATGACACCAACTTTCAGAAGGATTTTAAAGACTGCATACATGAAGAGGGTTCTGAAGAGGAGTTCTGCTCCAAATGGATTAGGTTGATTCACAAATATGATCTAGCTGGTAACTCGTGGTTAGAAGATGTATATGCAGCTCGAGAAAGATGGGCATTGGTTTATAATAAGAACTCATTTTCTGCTTTCATGACAACAATGCAGTGGAGTGAGAGCATGAAGAATCACTTCAAGAAGCACTTCAATAGGAAGTTGcctctttcaaaatttttagagcAGTATCACAAGTCATTGAACCGATTTCGTGAGAAGGAACTATATGAGGATTATAAATCAAGACAAACCAAACCAGTTTTGCTGGTTGACATGCCTATGCTAAATGAAGCAGCAGAATCGTATACGAGGCTCATGTACAATGAATTTGAAGATGAGTTTAAGAGCCAACTTTCTTGTCTTTGCGAACCAATAGGAATAGATGGCACAGTGTACACCTTCAAAGTTGCCCTTCCTGGAAAGCACTCTTTTGGGATCGTTGAACTTAAACCATCAAATTTAACAGTGTCATGCAGCTGTAGAAAGTTTGAGAGTATGGGCATCTTATGCATGCATGCACTAAAGGTCCTTAACAATAACAACATCCTTCACTTGCCTTCCCAGTATATACTGAAAAGGTGGAGCAAATATGCAAATGTCGAGATTGTATCTGGGAAGCATCATTTGATAGCTAAAAGTGATGGCCAAGATCTTCTGACGCAGCAGTATTCCCGGGTTTGCCATAAGGCAATTACTATTGctgtaaaaagtgcattttctgaAGATGCTCTACAGATTTTTGACCAAGAACTTGATAAGTTGATAGCTGAAGTTGAACATGTTCTGCACATGGCTCCATTGAGTAGACAAACCGAGGATGATGTGATACTCATTGACAATATTCAACAGGACGAACTAGGAAGTAAGAGAAAAAGGGGCAAGAAAGCTCGTGCAAGGGACGGACAAGATTCGAAACAGAAGAAGAAGTTTCAATCCCGTAATGATGCAGTTAACACAGGAACCATCTACCAGAAAATACAGACTAAAGAAAAAGCAA GGCAAACTAATGATGCATCAGATCGGTTGATGATTAATGAGCCCTCGCATGTTGCATCATTTCATCGGGAGAGCACCACATCCTATGGCAATTCAATGTCACtgcagccttctggttgctcaccTTTTCCTCAGGACACTATCATGCCTACTCAG GAACCATTTACACCTTCTCAAGGTTTATTTGATCATGCAATGGCATCTCAAGGAGCAAACAGCGGTAATATAACATGGTGCACCCCGAGAGGCTCAATTGGTGTCCCCATGCCAGTTTTGCAAGGGCAAGCCAACAACTATGTAAGTTGGGTGGTTCAACCTTGCAACGTTCCCAGTATGGCTATGCCACAACTTCATCTCGACCATCCAATG CATGCTACTGTTCCTGGCCAGCATCAGTCATTGTCTCGCAAGCTCACATTCGACATTAACAAAGGTACAGATACAACAGGGCACATGCAACACTGA
- the LOC135628274 gene encoding protein FAR1-RELATED SEQUENCE 5-like isoform X2 — protein MELSNSSSNSESVETIEASFSEKDRDNAGVDSITEGPASIEDVGKESQPSKDGQVGPSTRYTGIGDKALVQKTTINSQMEPEVGMVFHSEDQAYMFYNNYAQRKGFSVRKGHLGRRKDGTVRNRVFLCSNEGARQKHSTHVTKKPRDVVRTNCMARIEYKVSRDGIWVVSKIIYEHNHPLVRPHKAHLLRSHRRIVQSQHDGVSDAVEKPAQPLEFPAEDTHDAESIGFLLKDQSSYLHTNRMRELEKGDAQVLLEFLKAKQLEDPSFFYAIQLDDREQVTNFFWADSRSIIDYTYFGDVVLFDTTYRPNKSEVPFAPFIGINHHRQIVLFGAAILLDETTESFVWLFRTFMVAMSGLQPQTILTDNCPALSRAISMTLPETCHRFCLWHIIQTSTVHISHVYSNDTNFQKDFKDCIHEEGSEEEFCSKWIRLIHKYDLAGNSWLEDVYAARERWALVYNKNSFSAFMTTMQWSESMKNHFKKHFNRKLPLSKFLEQYHKSLNRFREKELYEDYKSRQTKPVLLVDMPMLNEAAESYTRLMYNEFEDEFKSQLSCLCEPIGIDGTVYTFKVALPGKHSFGIVELKPSNLTVSCSCRKFESMGILCMHALKVLNNNNILHLPSQYILKRWSKYANVEIVSGKHHLIAKSDGQDLLTQQYSRVCHKAITIAVKSAFSEDALQIFDQELDKLIAEVEHVLHMAPLSRQTEDDVILIDNIQQDELGSKRKRGKKARARDGQDSKQKKKFQSRNDAVNTGTIYQKIQTKEKANRLMINEPSHVASFHRESTTSYGNSMSLQPSGCSPFPQDTIMPTQEPFTPSQGLFDHAMASQGANSGNITWCTPRGSIGVPMPVLQGQANNYVSWVVQPCNVPSMAMPQLHLDHPMHATVPGQHQSLSRKLTFDINKGTDTTGHMQH, from the exons ATGGAATTATCTAATTCTTCTTCGAATAGTGAATCTGTTGAAACAATTGAAGCTTCTTTTAGTGAGAAAGACAGAGACAATGCAGGGGTAGATTCAATCACAGAGGGGCCTGCTTCTATCGAGGATGTGGGAAAGGAATCTCAACCTTCAAAAGATGGCCAGGTCGGTCCTAGCACAAGATATACCGGTATTGGGGACAAAGCACTTGTTCAGAAGACAACTATAAATTCACAAATGGAGCCAGAGGTTGGTATGGTGTTTCATTCCGAAGACCAAGCTTATATGTTTTACAACAATTATGCTCAAAGAAAAGGTTTTAGTGTCCGAAAGGGTCATCTTGGTCGAAGAAAAGATGGGACTGTACGGAACAGAGTCTTCTTGTGTAGCAATGAAGGTGCTCGTCAGAAGCATTCTACACATGTGACGAAAAAACCACGTGATGTTGTGAGAACCAATTGTATGGCCCGCATTGAATATAAGGTGAGTCGTGATGGTATATGGGTTGTAAGTAAAATCATTTATGAGCACAATCATCCACTTGTACGACCACACAAAGCACACTTGTTAAGGTCTCATAGGAGGATAGTGCAATCACAACATGATGGAGTAAGTGATGCTGTGGAAAAGCCAGCACAACCTCTTGAATTTCCTGCAGAAGACACTCATGATGCTGAATCCATTGGGTTTCTCTTGAAGGATCAAAGTAGCTATCTTCACACTAACAGGATGAGAGAACTTGAGAAGGGAgatgctcaagttcttttagaatTCTTGAAAGCTAAGCAGCTAGAGGATCCCTCATTTTTCTACGCTATACAGCTTGATGATAGGGAGCAAGTGACCAACTTCTTTTGGGCAGATTCTCGATCGATAATTGATTACACCTATTTCGGCGATGTGGTCTTATTTGATACAACTTATCGTCCAAACAAGAGTGAGGTACCATTTGCACCATTCATTGGTATCAATCATCATAGGCAAATTGTTTTATTTGGTGCTGCAATTTTGTTAGATGAGACCACAGAATCATTTGTTTGGTTATTTAGAACCTTCATGGTTGCAATGTCAGGACTACAACCACAAACTATTTTGACAGACAATTGTCCAGCATTATCAAGGGCAATTAGTATGACGTTACCTGAGACATGTCATCGTTTTTGCTTATGGCATATAATTCAGACCTCTACTGTACATATTTCTCATGTTTATAGTAATGACACCAACTTTCAGAAGGATTTTAAAGACTGCATACATGAAGAGGGTTCTGAAGAGGAGTTCTGCTCCAAATGGATTAGGTTGATTCACAAATATGATCTAGCTGGTAACTCGTGGTTAGAAGATGTATATGCAGCTCGAGAAAGATGGGCATTGGTTTATAATAAGAACTCATTTTCTGCTTTCATGACAACAATGCAGTGGAGTGAGAGCATGAAGAATCACTTCAAGAAGCACTTCAATAGGAAGTTGcctctttcaaaatttttagagcAGTATCACAAGTCATTGAACCGATTTCGTGAGAAGGAACTATATGAGGATTATAAATCAAGACAAACCAAACCAGTTTTGCTGGTTGACATGCCTATGCTAAATGAAGCAGCAGAATCGTATACGAGGCTCATGTACAATGAATTTGAAGATGAGTTTAAGAGCCAACTTTCTTGTCTTTGCGAACCAATAGGAATAGATGGCACAGTGTACACCTTCAAAGTTGCCCTTCCTGGAAAGCACTCTTTTGGGATCGTTGAACTTAAACCATCAAATTTAACAGTGTCATGCAGCTGTAGAAAGTTTGAGAGTATGGGCATCTTATGCATGCATGCACTAAAGGTCCTTAACAATAACAACATCCTTCACTTGCCTTCCCAGTATATACTGAAAAGGTGGAGCAAATATGCAAATGTCGAGATTGTATCTGGGAAGCATCATTTGATAGCTAAAAGTGATGGCCAAGATCTTCTGACGCAGCAGTATTCCCGGGTTTGCCATAAGGCAATTACTATTGctgtaaaaagtgcattttctgaAGATGCTCTACAGATTTTTGACCAAGAACTTGATAAGTTGATAGCTGAAGTTGAACATGTTCTGCACATGGCTCCATTGAGTAGACAAACCGAGGATGATGTGATACTCATTGACAATATTCAACAGGACGAACTAGGAAGTAAGAGAAAAAGGGGCAAGAAAGCTCGTGCAAGGGACGGACAAGATTCGAAACAGAAGAAGAAGTTTCAATCCCGTAATGATGCAGTTAACACAGGAACCATCTACCAGAAAATACAGACTAAAGAAAAAGCAA ATCGGTTGATGATTAATGAGCCCTCGCATGTTGCATCATTTCATCGGGAGAGCACCACATCCTATGGCAATTCAATGTCACtgcagccttctggttgctcaccTTTTCCTCAGGACACTATCATGCCTACTCAG GAACCATTTACACCTTCTCAAGGTTTATTTGATCATGCAATGGCATCTCAAGGAGCAAACAGCGGTAATATAACATGGTGCACCCCGAGAGGCTCAATTGGTGTCCCCATGCCAGTTTTGCAAGGGCAAGCCAACAACTATGTAAGTTGGGTGGTTCAACCTTGCAACGTTCCCAGTATGGCTATGCCACAACTTCATCTCGACCATCCAATG CATGCTACTGTTCCTGGCCAGCATCAGTCATTGTCTCGCAAGCTCACATTCGACATTAACAAAGGTACAGATACAACAGGGCACATGCAACACTGA
- the LOC135629594 gene encoding ATP synthase subunit beta, mitochondrial, producing the protein MASRRLLAALLRSASARRPTLARLSPSTSPPHRPSPAGYLLHRATCYATAAAAPSPPAPPPPPKAAAGPSGKITDEFTGAGAIGKVCQVIGAVVDVRFDEGLPPILTALEVLDNQIRLVLEVAQHLGENMVRTIAMDGTEGLVRGQRVLNTGSPITVPVGRATLGRIMNVIGEPIDEKGEIKTNHFLPIHREAPAFVEQATEQQILVTGIKVVDLLAPYQRGGKIGLFGGAGVGKTVLIMELINNVAKAHGGFSVFAGVGERTREGNDLYREMIESGVIKLGDKQIESKCALVYGQMNEPPGARARVGLTGLTVAEHFRDAEGQDVLLFIDNIFRFTQANSEVSALLGRIPSAVGYQPTLATDLGGLQERITTTKKGSITSVQAIYVPADDLTDPAPATTFAHLDATTVLSRQISELGIYPAVDPLDSTSRMLSPHVLGEEHYNTARGVQKVLQNYKNLQDIIAILGMDELSEDDKLTVARARKIQRFLSQPFHVAEVFTGAPGKYVELKESVNSFQGVLDGKYDDLPEQSFYMVGGIEEVIAKAEKIAKESAA; encoded by the exons ATGGCCTCCCGCCGCCTCCTCGCCGCTCTCCTCCGTTCCGCGTCCGCTCGCCGACCCACGCTCGCCCGGCTCTCACCATCCACCTCCCCGCCCCATCGCCCCTCCCCCGCCGGGTACCTCCTTCACCGCGCCACCTGCTATGCCACTGCCGCCGCGGCTCCGTCTCCACCGGCTCCGCCTCCTCCCCCCAAGGCGGCAGCCGGGCCCAGCGGAAAGATCACGGACGAGTTCACCGGTGCCGGCGCGATCGGGAAGGTCTGCCAGGTGATCGGCGCCGTCGTCGATGTCCGATTTGACGAGGGGCTGCCGCCGATCCTGACGGCCCTGGAGGTGCTCGACAACCAGATCCGTCTCGTACTCGAGGTTGCTCAGCATCTGGGCGAGAACATGGTGAGGACGATCGCCATGGATGGGACCGAAGGGCTCGTCCGTGGGCAGAGGGTTCTGAACACTGGCTCTCCCATCACT GTACCTGTTGGTAGGGCTACCCTTGGTCGCATTATGAATGTTATTGGGGAACCGATAGACGAGAAGGGTGAAATAA AGACAAACCATTTCCTTCCAATCCATCGTGAGGCACCTGCTTTTGTTGAACAGGCAACAGAACAACAGATTCTTGTTACGGGCATCAAG GTTGTGGATCTTCTGGCACCTTATCAAAGGGGTGGAAAGATTGGTTTGTTTGGTGGTGCTGGTGTGGGGAAAACTGTACTTATCATGGAATTGATCAACAACGTTGCAAAAGCTCATG GTGGTTTCTCTGTCTTTGCTGGTGTTGGCGAACGAACTCGTGAGGGAAATGATTTGTACAGGGAAATGATTGAGAGTGGTGTTATTAAGCTGGGAGACAAGCAG ATTGAGAGTAAGTGTGCTCTTGTATATGGGCAAATGAATGAGCCCCCTGGTGCTCGTGCACGTGTTGGTTTGACAGGGTTGACGGTCGCTGAACACTTTCGAGATGCTGAGGGGCAAGATGTTCTTCTCTTTATTGACAACATTTTCCGCTTCACACAA GCGAACTCTGAAGTGTCTGCTTTGCTTGGTCGTATCCCTTCTGCTGTTGGCTACCAACCAACTCTTGCTACTGATCTTGGAGGGCTGCAAGAACGTATTACTACAACAAAGAAAGGATCTATTACCTCAGTGCAAGCTATCTATGTGCCTGCTGATGACTTGACAGATCCAGCTCCAGCAACAACCTTTGCCCATCTGGATGCCACAACTGTGCTTTCACGACAG ATTTCTGAGCTTGGCATCTATCCTGCTGTTGATCCTCTTGATTCCACATCCAGAATGCTTTCTCCGCATGTGTTAGGGGAAGAACACTATAATACTGCTCGTGGTGTTCAGAAGGTTCTTCAAAACTATAAGAACTTGCAAGATATCATTGCAATTCTGGGAATGGATGAGCTTAGTGAAGATGACAAGTTGACAGTTGCTCGTGCTCGAAAAATCCAGCGGTTTCTGAGCCAGCCTTTCCATGTTGCTGAAGTATTTACAGGTGCACCTGGAAAATATGTTGAACTGAAAGAGAGTGTTAACAGCTTTCAG GGTGTTTTGGATGGCAAATATGATGATCTGCCTGAGCAGTCATTTTACATGGTTGGAGGTATTGAGGAAGTCATCGCAAAGGCCGAGAAGATTGCTAAGGAGTCTGCAGCATGA
- the LOC135629722 gene encoding uncharacterized protein LOC135629722 has protein sequence MAGVRWPPEDSDLQPPRVPAAAAAAAAAAAAEMISDDDRSVAADSWSIKSEYGSTLDDEQRHVDAAEVLLGCNFPAASSDYSSDKDGTDSNEVEASLLGLLSYWDASYAEDLANFHEHGHAGEIWFGNEVMETVAAWTKNLCANVYQSQKEDDNNNCTSDSGRTSKDLSGWSVLDIGTGNGLLLQELAKQGFSNLTGTDYSEGAIVLAQNLAARNGYPNINFLVDDVLETKLDRKFQLVMDKGTLDAIGLHPDGPLKGIMYWESVSNLVAPGGILVITSCNNTKDELLQEVENLNQKKTSIQELDPESGSTPAVLQYIDHVRTYPTIMFGGVEGSRVCSVAFRRS, from the exons ATGGCAGGAGTACGGTGGCCTCCGGAGGACTCCGACCTTCAGCCTCCGCGGGTGCCCgcggccgccgccgctgctgcggcCGCTGCCGCGGCCGAGATGATATCGGACGATGACCGGTCGGTGGCGGCCGACTCGTGGTCCATCAAGAGCGAGTACGGTAGCACGCTTGACGACGAGCAGCGCCACGTCGACGCCGCCGAAGTGCTCCTTGGCTGCAACTTCCCTGCCGCTTCCTCCGATTACAG TTCTGATAAGGATGGTACAGATTCAAATGAGGTTGAGGCATCACTATTAGGGTTACTGAGCTATTGGGATGCTTCTTATGCTGAGGATCTTGCTAATTTTCATGAACACGGCCATGCTGGTGAAATTTG GTTTGGGAATGAAGTTATGGAAACTGTTGCAGCTTGGACTAAGAATTTATGTGCAAATGTTTATCAGTCGCAGAAAGAAGATGATAACAACAACTGTACATCTGACTCTGGTAGGACCTCTAAAGATCTGTCTGGTTGGAGTGTCCTTGATATTGGAACTGGGAACGGTCTGTTGCTGCAAGAGCTTGCAAAGCAAGG GTTCTCTAATTTAACCGGAACAGATTACAGTGAAGGAGCAATTGTCCTTGCACAGAACCTTGCTGCCCGAAATGGTTATCCAAATATAAACTTCTTG GTCGATGATGTTCTGGAGACGAAATTGGACAGAAAGTTTCAACTTGTAATGGACAAAGGGACTTTGGATGCCATAGGCTTGCATCCAGATGGCCCACTTAAAGG GATAATGTATTGGGAGTCGGTATCAAACTTGGTTGCACCTGGCGGGATACTG GTCATCACCTCATGTAATAACACAAAGGATGAGTTGTTGCAAGAGGTGGAAAACTTAAACCAGAAAAAGACTAGCATACAAGAGTTGGACCCAGAATCGGGCAGCACGCCAGCAGTTTTACAATACATCGATCATGTCAGGACGTACCCGACCATCATGTTTGGTGGTGTGGAAGGATCTCGTGTTTGCTCTGTTGCATTTCGCAGAAGCTGA